The genomic region TCAACAAGGCCACTCTGAATGACCTCCTCCAGTGAGACTCTATCCTGAGTATCAGGATTTATCAATCCTCCAGTCAGGAGCTGATACTCAACACAGCGAAAACCAACATCCTTGGGCAAGAGTTTTTCTTGCAGAGCCTGGGAAATAGACAAAGTCTTTGCAGAACTGGGGTGAACAATGCCATTAAATGCTTGCTCAAACTGTTGGAGCTGCTGTTTCAGGGCCTCATCTACCAGACCTCTTTTGAGAGCCTCAGATATTGTAACTTTGTCCCCTGAAGAGGGATCACAAATACCTCCAGTGCAGGCCTGGGCCTCCAACAGTCTTAAGGCAGTGGTTCTATCAGTAAATCCCTGCTGGAAACCCTGAAGAACGGACAGTCTCTTCCTCTGAGCTACATCCCAGAGACCAGCAATGGGGCTGTTAACATCCTCAATAACGACCATTCTGGAAAATATAAGGTCTGCAAGCTCATAGATGCTAAGACGCCCGCTGCAATAGCTGTCAAGCTCAGACGCTTCAAGGAACCTCTGATTCAGAGCAGATTCCAGACAAAGCTGTCTGCCACTTTTGACATCAGTGATAATGTGCAGTGGGCTTCCACTAGTGTCAACTACGGACTTTTCCTGCCATTCACTTTCCTGCTGTGCCAGAAACAGATACATCCTCTTGTCAACGTGTTTCGCCTTGAATGCTTCATACGTTGACATTTCAATTCCACGACTGCTGCTGACGACAGACATTCTATGAGAACTCGTGGGAGAAGTGTCTGTTAGACGTCTCTCCCCgaatggaaaaagaaacacaccaCCATCAATGTCATACACGCATTTCTTGAGTATTTCACAGTAGTATGCTTTCTGTCCAGTGTCAGGGTTGTGAAAACCTTTAGGGTTACTGACGGGATCATACAGACTCTTTAGAGTCTCCTTGTTCAAAAGACCTTGATCGACAGCATTGCTAGCCGACACCGTGACACCCACACCTGGGTTGATGAGTCCTCCAGTGGAAACCTGGACTTCAAGGATCTTCTTGCCCCTGTATCGATCAAGAAGTCTTTCCTCCATTGCCTGAAACACTGACAGCTTTTTGCCAGCGTGGATGTAGCCTCTAACAGCTTTCTCAGCCTCTATGAGTTTATCGCTCATGCCGGTCTCTATGACACCTCTCTCCAGAGCCTCAGCAACTGAGAGAGTCTGTCCTGTGGCCAAATCTGTAAGGCTTCCTGTAGCCACCTGAGCTTCAAGAAACTCAAATGCATAGGTCTTTGCTAAAAAGCCCTTTTCAGCAGCCTCGAGGAAGGTTATCTTTTTCTTACTTGATTCCACATAAACTCCAGCAATGGCAGTTGGTTTACCGACGTATTGAGCATCATCAAAGATCTTAGATGTGACTGGAATTTGATCGGCTGTGCCACCTTTGAGTTCTGTTAGCTTCTGGGGAGTTGAATATATCAGAGTCTGCTTTCCATCACTGTCTGCTGCACTTTTCTCTGAAATGTTTACAGTTTCACTGATCTGATATATTCTTGTTTTGGTGACACGCTGGGTTTTGTGCTGCCCTTGATCCGTTTGTCCACAGAGAGCCATGTATCCATGTGTCGTTGTGGTCATGTGCCCGTCGGGGATAATTTGGCTCACATTTTGCAAAGCTCTCTTTGTTGTAGACCCATGAAGGATTTGGCTGGGATTGACTTCAGTTTTGTCTCGTTTGTCTTGTTTCAGATCATCAagactgttttctttctccactgTTGTCATCTGTAGATGTAATATTGAAAGAACCTTTCAGTAACATGATGACTTCAGTTTATTGTAGCACTTACAACTCCAATATGTgttcaaatactgtatatttaaaaggtccagagtgtaagAGTtactgacatctaatggtgagacagtGGCCTTTACAtcacaactctctcctctctccactgTTCTTCATTAATTATTTGTATCAGCATTTGACTGCTTTGGAAAAGTGTTTTGCAGCCTCCATATACTGTCAAAGTTTTATGGTTACCAAAACTTCAAAAGggattatacacttacacatacTTACGCAAACATACTTGGTGGTAAAATTCATTTCTATCTATCAATAAACTCTCCtatatgttacacactggacctattAATACTTGCTACTGAATATGAGTGTTTTAAATAGGTTAAACCGACTTCATGCATACCTCggaagacattttcattttgaaaaactcaTCCTCTGTTCTGCATTTCCCGCCTTCACATGACGATGCCGTCTTCTGAATCCCTTTCGCTTCTGTTTTCAAGGAGGCAGCCGTGTTGTCTTTCACATGCTGACGACTTGTTtcgttgacttcctgtttgttcaTCTTCTGGTTTTCGGTCTTAACCCCAACTCCCAGTGTCAGAGGCTCTTCACTCTCCCTTAGTGTCGGTTTGCACTCACTGTCTGCCGACAGCGGTTTAAACTTTGTCTTCTCATTTGACTTCTCATTGCAAAGGCTTTGTAAAGCACTTATTTTCAAACTGAGTTTAAGTCTCTCCTCCTCGAGCTGGGTAATCTGTGATTTTGCCTGTGACAAGTCGTGAGTGAGCTTGGTTTTGTCCTGCTGCAGTTTGTCTATTTTGAACTGCACTTGCAGTGGTTGGTCCGTCTGTTGCTTTGATTCCACTGTGGTCTGATGCAAGACTTCTTGTTTTAAATACTTGTTGAGCATTTCTGCTAATTCAGCGCTAAGGGAATTTGGTTTTGACGTCTCGTTGTCATTTGAGATTTGAGACTGCAGTAAAATGAGTTTCTTCTCTATTTCCTTCTGCACTAGCATCAGCTGCCTCTCATAGCCGTCTTTCTGAAGCTGCAGTTTGCTCTTCAACTCATCGAGCATTTTCTTGCACTTGTCCAGCTGTTCTTCCATCTGCTGGGACTTCAGCTGAACGACTGAGTTTTCTCTTTGCTTTTGCTCAACTTCGGTTTCGGAACTTTTTAGGTTTTGCTTCAGCATTCTGATTTCTAACTccagtgatgtgtttttctcaagTGCCTCAGCTTTCTCCCTGTTAAGGATTGTATTCTCATGTTGCAGATTTGATTGGAATTTGTCAGGATTCGTGATTGCTTCTTTgatattcactttatttttttgaagcTCACTCTCCAGCTGAAGTATTTTGGATTCTTTAACTTGTCTGTCTTTAGTCTCTTTGGCCAGTTCATCCTTAGTTTTGAGGAGAGAAGAGCTCAACTCTGAGAGTCTGACATTCAAGTTCTCTactttcctctctgctgctttcTTGTCATTCTGAAGAGCATTAATCTCCTGCTTTAGATTTTCCGTCACTTTTTCTGAACTGCtgtttaaatctttaatacTGTGTTTATGATTGAAAAGTTCTTTTTCTAAAGCCTTGATTTTGTTGATATGTTTTTGATTATCAGCCGATTCTTTTTGCAGCTCTGCATTGGTTTTCTTCAACATCAGGTTCAGTTCATTAATTTCAGCGTCTTGTCGGTTTACTTTTTGATTGACCAAATCCCTCTCAGCAGTCAAAAAGTTCTGCTCCAATTTCAGACTCGTTATTTCTTTCCCATAATTGGCCATATCTGAACTccgtgtttctgttttgtgcTTCAGTTCAGTCATTTTCCTTAACTCCTCACTGTAATCCTGTAGCTTCATTTGAAGCTCATGCACGGATTGGGATTTCTTATTTAGTTCCTCCTCAATAATTCTGAACTGTGATTTGGTGGCCTCTACCTGACACTTGAAGATTTCAATTTGCTGATCCTTGCTGTCAATTTCGACCGTCATCAGATCAAGATTATCTTTCACGTTCTTCAAATTCATTTCCACCTCCGTGTTCACCTGTTTTAACTCCTCTACTTTCCTTTGCAGTTGTGATGCAACTAATTCCTTGCTTTCAACCTCTGCTTCaaggtttttatattttagtttcaACGCCTGCTCAGCTTTCTTAAATGAGGTATTTTCCTCTTCAGCTGTTTCAAGCATCTGCTTCCAGCTCTCAATCTCACTCTTCAAAGACCTCACCTTTTTCTCATAAAGTGATTTCTCTTTCCCCAGTGACTCAGTCTGGATCTGAAGATCTCTAATATCACTAACAGAGGAGACATTAATCATGGTCAGCTCACTGCATTTAAATTTCAGCTGATCTATTACTGCCTGCTTGGAAGAGACCTCTTCTTCTAAGTTGTTTATCTTGTAAATGTTATCCTGGTCCGTGAAAACTTTCTTGTGCAGTTCTCCTTGGGTGACCTTCAACTGCTCTTTAAGGCCCTCGACTTCTGTGCTTTGGAAGAAAGTGGTTTGTTCCAGTGAGGACTTTGCTCTTTGAAGAGACTTGATTTCCTCTTGAAGATCATCGACGGCTTTCTTCAGGTTAAGTGTTTCTTGCTGAAACTCGTCTGATTTCTGCCTCGTGTTGATCCTCTCAGTTTCCATGTCCACCTGAAGCTTCTTTAGTCTGTTATTACTGTCATCCAATAGTTTCTTGTAACTTTGGGCTTTCTCCTCAGCCATGTCTGCTCTTCTATGAACCAGGTCTAATTCCTCTAGTTTCTGCTGCAGGACATGGCCTCTCATGTTATCGTCTTCTACACGTGCAGGTGACTCAATTATCAGCTGACTGTGATCGTTTGCTTCAGCCTGGACTTGACTTTGCACGTTTTCCTCAGTATCTGTCTctgggtttgtttttctctgaagTTCGGGGCTCTGCTTCTTTAAATCCTCTAGTTTACTCTGAGCCAAAGACCACTTGGCCTCGGCCTGCTCAATTAACAGCTTTGTGTGAATTAACTCCTGCTCACCGGCAGCTTTGTCTTTGAAAGCTATCTCTAATTTGGTGCGAAACTGATGAACGTCATGTTCAAGGTGTGATTTCTGAAAGCTCAGGTCGTCAATAGTCTTCTGTTGCATCTCTACTTCTCCGTTCAGCTTTTCCAGCCGTGCTTGTCTTTCAGCCAGCATCGCCTCTTGTTCGTGGATCCGTTGTTTTAGTTGACTAATCTCTACTTCACATGCAGATTTTTGGAGCTCCATGCACTCTTTCCTTTTTATATTCTCTCCTTGTTCAAAAGTTTTCCTGTTCtataatgcaaaaaaacaagtcatccACCGCTTCATTTCTAATTAGAAATTGTGAAACAGATTGTATGTGTTACTTCTTACCGGAGTACTGAAGCAATATTTAAACAATCTCTCCAggcattttaacatttactaCATTAAACTATGAGGACTGATGATGATTTTAATGATAAGACACAAGAGAAATTCTTGTTTTCCCACAGAAAGGTCAACAAcgtgctgtgaaaaaaaagtttctcctCCCAGCAACTGACCAACACCAGTCATGAGGAGTTACGTGCAccacttttgcacattttctttgcttctgTCATGCAGTGAAGCAAATGATCTTCCCTCACGATGAGACATACATAGTCAGAGATGCAACCCTTGCAGGAAGTCAAGAAGAGATCCACTACCTTTCAATGAGGTAGCAAAACAGAACCGAGCAATCAGGAACCATGCAAAGATACCAAAGTCAAGCTAAATCTATTTAAGCAACCACAAAGCCCAAAAGGTCTTAAATGTTCTGCGGAATCCtctgcaaatgaagaagaagaagaatagaagaagaagagttctCTCACCTC from Solea senegalensis isolate Sse05_10M linkage group LG6, IFAPA_SoseM_1, whole genome shotgun sequence harbors:
- the LOC122771282 gene encoding plectin-like isoform X1, which translates into the protein MRFHRLQNVQIALDYLKRRQVKLVNIRNDDITDGNPKLTLGLIWTIILHFQISEIHVTGESEDMTAKERLLLWSKQMTDGYVGVRCDNFTTSWRDGRLFNAIIHKYRPDLIDMSRVSTQTNRSNLENAFCVAEQLGVARLLDPEDVDVQAPDEKSVITYVSTLYDAFPKVPAGVDGISPNDVDIKWVEYQNMIKYLSQWIKHNVAMMSDRSFPNNPVELKALYTQYLQFKENEIPLKENEKTKIKNLYKMLEVWIEFGRIHLPPGHHPNDVEKEWGKLIVAMLEREKCLRPEVERLEMLQQIANRVQRDCVNGDDKLTLARIALQSDAKRLESGIQFLHEAEIAGYLLECENILRQQVMDIQLLLDGKFPFADQLVQRVSKLRDDLLSLRAECSSVYSKGRTLTTEQTKIMISGITQSLNSGFSQNFGTNLTPALTPAITPGGLSTPGSTFTSSLTPSLTPALTPGLQPSSVQSYMGSGGVMDPGSLRQLKHMQIRKPLQKSSLADSNMTEEEVNMKYVQDLLVWVEEMQVQLDRSEWGSDLPSVETHLETHKSVQRAIEEFQISLKDARLSEIQMTIPLKLTYSDKLNKLEKQYERLLSCSRERQSNLESLYDFVSHATQELIWLNEKEEEEVAFDWSDRNSNVSKKRDYHAELMMELEEKEEAIKSVQDKAERLMFKNHPAKITIEAYRAAMQTQWSWILQLCSCVEQHLKENAVYFEFFSDAKESMDYLRNLQESIQRKYSCDRSSSLHRLEDLIQESMDEKEQLLQYRSTVAGLVGRAKNIVQLRPRNPESPVRSSLPVKAICDYRQIEITIYKDDECILANNSHRAKWKVINPAGNEAMVPSVCFTVPPPNKEAVEKATRTEQLYQDVLALWHHSHINMKSVVSWHYLMADIRAIRNWNVASIKTMLPGEHQQVLSNLQSHFDEFLDDSKESEVFTLADRTQLERDVAACKEYYQELLRSAEREEHEELVYNNYISEIRNFRMHLEAHEEHLIRQIRTPLERDDLEQSLQRITEHGRKTAELNKLKEDLDVMKEKCELFLRQAAVSPSVPTLSSELTVLIQSMSQVYSMSSIYMDKLKTVSLVVKHSQSAEALVKFYESKLYVEDAMNSDVKSIETVISTLKQWRTEIDEKQEVFHDMEDELKRARLISDRMFKAHNERDFDLDWHKEKADQLSERWQNIHSQIDSRLRDLDGINKSLKNYRDTYSCLDEWVREMEAAQLKAQENKPEDSKALAELLNKQKVLVAEIEQKQSRIDECQKYSEQYSSAIKDYELQLMTFSAMVDSQHKSPLKKRRMQSSSDAIQQEFMDLRTRYTALVTLMTQYVKFASETLKRTEDEENRKTFEQGENIKRKECMELQKSACEVEISQLKQRIHEQEAMLAERQARLEKLNGEVEMQQKTIDDLSFQKSHLEHDVHQFRTKLEIAFKDKAAGEQELIHTKLLIEQAEAKWSLAQSKLEDLKKQSPELQRKTNPETDTEENVQSQVQAEANDHSQLIIESPARVEDDNMRGHVLQQKLEELDLVHRRADMAEEKAQSYKKLLDDSNNRLKKLQVDMETERINTRQKSDEFQQETLNLKKAVDDLQEEIKSLQRAKSSLEQTTFFQSTEVEGLKEQLKVTQGELHKKVFTDQDNIYKINNLEEEVSSKQAVIDQLKFKCSELTMINVSSVSDIRDLQIQTESLGKEKSLYEKKVRSLKSEIESWKQMLETAEEENTSFKKAEQALKLKYKNLEAEVESKELVASQLQRKVEELKQVNTEVEMNLKNVKDNLDLMTVEIDSKDQQIEIFKCQVEATKSQFRIIEEELNKKSQSVHELQMKLQDYSEELRKMTELKHKTETRSSDMANYGKEITSLKLEQNFLTAERDLVNQKVNRQDAEINELNLMLKKTNAELQKESADNQKHINKIKALEKELFNHKHSIKDLNSSSEKVTENLKQEINALQNDKKAAERKVENLNVRLSELSSSLLKTKDELAKETKDRQVKESKILQLESELQKNKVNIKEAITNPDKFQSNLQHENTILNREKAEALEKNTSLELEIRMLKQNLKSSETEVEQKQRENSVVQLKSQQMEEQLDKCKKMLDELKSKLQLQKDGYERQLMLVQKEIEKKLILLQSQISNDNETSKPNSLSAELAEMLNKYLKQEVLHQTTVESKQQTDQPLQVQFKIDKLQQDKTKLTHDLSQAKSQITQLEEERLKLSLKISALQSLCNEKSNEKTKFKPLSADSECKPTLRESEEPLTLGVGVKTENQKMNKQEVNETSRQHVKDNTAASLKTEAKGIQKTASSCEGGKCRTEDEFFKMKMSSEMTTVEKENSLDDLKQDKRDKTEVNPSQILHGSTTKRALQNVSQIIPDGHMTTTTHGYMALCGQTDQGQHKTQRVTKTRIYQISETVNISEKSAADSDGKQTLIYSTPQKLTELKGGTADQIPVTSKIFDDAQYVGKPTAIAGVYVESSKKKITFLEAAEKGFLAKTYAFEFLEAQVATGSLTDLATGQTLSVAEALERGVIETGMSDKLIEAEKAVRGYIHAGKKLSVFQAMEERLLDRYRGKKILEVQVSTGGLINPGVGVTVSASNAVDQGLLNKETLKSLYDPVSNPKGFHNPDTGQKAYYCEILKKCVYDIDGGVFLFPFGERRLTDTSPTSSHRMSVVSSSRGIEMSTYEAFKAKHVDKRMYLFLAQQESEWQEKSVVDTSGSPLHIITDVKSGRQLCLESALNQRFLEASELDSYCSGRLSIYELADLIFSRMVVIEDVNSPIAGLWDVAQRKRLSVLQGFQQGFTDRTTALRLLEAQACTGGICDPSSGDKVTISEALKRGLVDEALKQQLQQFEQAFNGIVHPSSAKTLSISQALQEKLLPKDVGFRCVEYQLLTGGLINPDTQDRVSLEEVIQSGLVDKATASVLKDEKFHTRSLTCPKTKRRITFKEALERSVFDCHTGLRLLEASKVLGSAAKSAFLYACAFNQ
- the LOC122771282 gene encoding plectin-like isoform X2; its protein translation is MAYTTGISSVSSSSFTSFGSGDSVHTEPLQLNSSVFLNNSIAYGSRLEMLQQIANRVQRDCVNGDDKLTLARIALQSDAKRLESGIQFLHEAEIAGYLLECENILRQQVMDIQLLLDGKFPFADQLVQRVSKLRDDLLSLRAECSSVYSKGRTLTTEQTKIMISGITQSLNSGFSQNFGTNLTPALTPAITPGGLSTPGSTFTSSLTPSLTPALTPGLQPSSVQSYMGSGGVMDPGSLRQLKHMQIRKPLQKSSLADSNMTEEEVNMKYVQDLLVWVEEMQVQLDRSEWGSDLPSVETHLETHKSVQRAIEEFQISLKDARLSEIQMTIPLKLTYSDKLNKLEKQYERLLSCSRERQSNLESLYDFVSHATQELIWLNEKEEEEVAFDWSDRNSNVSKKRDYHAELMMELEEKEEAIKSVQDKAERLMFKNHPAKITIEAYRAAMQTQWSWILQLCSCVEQHLKENAVYFEFFSDAKESMDYLRNLQESIQRKYSCDRSSSLHRLEDLIQESMDEKEQLLQYRSTVAGLVGRAKNIVQLRPRNPESPVRSSLPVKAICDYRQIEITIYKDDECILANNSHRAKWKVINPAGNEAMVPSVCFTVPPPNKEAVEKATRTEQLYQDVLALWHHSHINMKSVVSWHYLMADIRAIRNWNVASIKTMLPGEHQQVLSNLQSHFDEFLDDSKESEVFTLADRTQLERDVAACKEYYQELLRSAEREEHEELVYNNYISEIRNFRMHLEAHEEHLIRQIRTPLERDDLEQSLQRITEHGRKTAELNKLKEDLDVMKEKCELFLRQAAVSPSVPTLSSELTVLIQSMSQVYSMSSIYMDKLKTVSLVVKHSQSAEALVKFYESKLYVEDAMNSDVKSIETVISTLKQWRTEIDEKQEVFHDMEDELKRARLISDRMFKAHNERDFDLDWHKEKADQLSERWQNIHSQIDSRLRDLDGINKSLKNYRDTYSCLDEWVREMEAAQLKAQENKPEDSKALAELLNKQKVLVAEIEQKQSRIDECQKYSEQYSSAIKDYELQLMTFSAMVDSQHKSPLKKRRMQSSSDAIQQEFMDLRTRYTALVTLMTQYVKFASETLKRTEDEENRKTFEQGENIKRKECMELQKSACEVEISQLKQRIHEQEAMLAERQARLEKLNGEVEMQQKTIDDLSFQKSHLEHDVHQFRTKLEIAFKDKAAGEQELIHTKLLIEQAEAKWSLAQSKLEDLKKQSPELQRKTNPETDTEENVQSQVQAEANDHSQLIIESPARVEDDNMRGHVLQQKLEELDLVHRRADMAEEKAQSYKKLLDDSNNRLKKLQVDMETERINTRQKSDEFQQETLNLKKAVDDLQEEIKSLQRAKSSLEQTTFFQSTEVEGLKEQLKVTQGELHKKVFTDQDNIYKINNLEEEVSSKQAVIDQLKFKCSELTMINVSSVSDIRDLQIQTESLGKEKSLYEKKVRSLKSEIESWKQMLETAEEENTSFKKAEQALKLKYKNLEAEVESKELVASQLQRKVEELKQVNTEVEMNLKNVKDNLDLMTVEIDSKDQQIEIFKCQVEATKSQFRIIEEELNKKSQSVHELQMKLQDYSEELRKMTELKHKTETRSSDMANYGKEITSLKLEQNFLTAERDLVNQKVNRQDAEINELNLMLKKTNAELQKESADNQKHINKIKALEKELFNHKHSIKDLNSSSEKVTENLKQEINALQNDKKAAERKVENLNVRLSELSSSLLKTKDELAKETKDRQVKESKILQLESELQKNKVNIKEAITNPDKFQSNLQHENTILNREKAEALEKNTSLELEIRMLKQNLKSSETEVEQKQRENSVVQLKSQQMEEQLDKCKKMLDELKSKLQLQKDGYERQLMLVQKEIEKKLILLQSQISNDNETSKPNSLSAELAEMLNKYLKQEVLHQTTVESKQQTDQPLQVQFKIDKLQQDKTKLTHDLSQAKSQITQLEEERLKLSLKISALQSLCNEKSNEKTKFKPLSADSECKPTLRESEEPLTLGVGVKTENQKMNKQEVNETSRQHVKDNTAASLKTEAKGIQKTASSCEGGKCRTEDEFFKMKMSSEMTTVEKENSLDDLKQDKRDKTEVNPSQILHGSTTKRALQNVSQIIPDGHMTTTTHGYMALCGQTDQGQHKTQRVTKTRIYQISETVNISEKSAADSDGKQTLIYSTPQKLTELKGGTADQIPVTSKIFDDAQYVGKPTAIAGVYVESSKKKITFLEAAEKGFLAKTYAFEFLEAQVATGSLTDLATGQTLSVAEALERGVIETGMSDKLIEAEKAVRGYIHAGKKLSVFQAMEERLLDRYRGKKILEVQVSTGGLINPGVGVTVSASNAVDQGLLNKETLKSLYDPVSNPKGFHNPDTGQKAYYCEILKKCVYDIDGGVFLFPFGERRLTDTSPTSSHRMSVVSSSRGIEMSTYEAFKAKHVDKRMYLFLAQQESEWQEKSVVDTSGSPLHIITDVKSGRQLCLESALNQRFLEASELDSYCSGRLSIYELADLIFSRMVVIEDVNSPIAGLWDVAQRKRLSVLQGFQQGFTDRTTALRLLEAQACTGGICDPSSGDKVTISEALKRGLVDEALKQQLQQFEQAFNGIVHPSSAKTLSISQALQEKLLPKDVGFRCVEYQLLTGGLINPDTQDRVSLEEVIQSGLVDKATASVLKDEKFHTRSLTCPKTKRRITFKEALERSVFDCHTGLRLLEASKVLGSAAKSAFLYACAFNQ